The Saccharopolyspora gloriosae genome has a segment encoding these proteins:
- a CDS encoding IS481 family transposase, translating to MCHRNAPLTETGRLRLARCVVDDRWPLRRAAERFQVSPSTAQRWADRYRTEGEAGMADRSSRPHHSPRRTPSRTERRIIKVRVIRRWGPARIAFLLGLNPATVHRVLGRYRLARLAHLDRATGRVIRRYEYPQPGGLVHVDIKKVGNVPDGGGSKVLGRQAGSHNSQATVTDRRRAGGKKPAIGYSYLHNAVDDHSRLAYTEILPDETRETAAAFWQRAHTFFTDAGITVLRVLTDNGSCYRSHLWTATLTAAGITHLRTRPYRPQTNGKVERYNRTLLDEWAYAQLYLSDTERRNALPHWLHTYNHHRGHTALGGHPPASRVPNLTRHNR from the coding sequence GTGTGTCACCGTAACGCTCCGTTGACTGAGACGGGCAGGCTGCGTCTGGCTCGGTGTGTCGTGGACGATCGCTGGCCGTTGCGGCGTGCGGCTGAGCGTTTCCAAGTCTCGCCCAGCACCGCGCAACGGTGGGCGGATCGGTATCGCACCGAGGGCGAGGCGGGGATGGCAGACCGGTCCTCGCGTCCGCATCACAGTCCGCGGCGCACTCCGTCGCGCACCGAGCGGCGGATCATCAAGGTCCGGGTGATCCGCCGGTGGGGGCCGGCACGGATCGCGTTTTTGCTGGGCTTGAACCCGGCTACCGTGCACCGGGTCTTGGGCCGCTACAGGCTGGCCCGGCTCGCACACCTGGACCGGGCCACCGGGCGGGTGATCCGCCGCTACGAGTACCCGCAGCCCGGCGGCCTCGTCCACGTCGACATCAAGAAAGTCGGCAACGTCCCCGACGGCGGCGGCAGCAAAGTCCTCGGCCGCCAGGCCGGCAGCCACAACAGCCAGGCCACCGTCACCGACCGCCGCCGCGCCGGCGGGAAGAAACCCGCCATCGGCTACAGCTACCTGCACAACGCCGTCGATGACCACTCGCGGCTTGCCTACACCGAAATCCTTCCCGACGAGACACGCGAAACCGCCGCCGCGTTCTGGCAACGAGCACACACATTCTTCACCGATGCCGGGATCACCGTGCTCCGAGTACTGACCGACAACGGCTCCTGCTACCGCTCCCACCTCTGGACCGCCACACTCACCGCCGCCGGCATCACACACCTCCGCACCCGCCCCTACCGACCCCAAACCAACGGCAAAGTCGAACGCTACAACCGCACCCTGCTCGACGAATGGGCCTACGCCCAGCTCTACCTCTCCGACACCGAACGCCGAAACGCCCTCCCACACTGGCTCCACACCTACAATCACCACCGCGGCCACACCGCACTCGGCGGCCACCCACCCGCCAGCCGCGTCCCCAACCTCACAAGACACAACAGGTAG
- a CDS encoding ectoine synthase, whose translation MFVRSLEEVENTDDDIQTENWRSKRIVLAREKVGFSVHETTLYAGTVNDFWYANHIEAVFVYEGEGELENKSTGEIHQLKPGTLYMLNEHDKHQVRPKTDIRTVCVFNPPVTGREVHDENGVYPLIVED comes from the coding sequence GTGTTCGTCCGCAGCCTCGAAGAGGTCGAGAACACCGACGACGACATCCAGACCGAGAACTGGCGCAGCAAGCGCATCGTGCTGGCCAGGGAGAAGGTCGGCTTCTCGGTGCACGAGACGACCCTCTACGCCGGTACCGTGAACGACTTCTGGTACGCCAACCACATCGAAGCCGTGTTCGTGTACGAGGGCGAGGGTGAGCTCGAGAACAAGTCGACCGGCGAGATCCACCAGCTCAAGCCGGGCACGCTGTACATGCTCAACGAGCACGACAAGCACCAGGTCCGCCCCAAAACGGACATCCGCACCGTCTGCGTGTTCAACCCGCCGGTGACCGGCCGCGAGGTGCACGACGAGAACGGCGTGTACCCGCTGATCGTGGAGGACTGA
- a CDS encoding SGNH/GDSL hydrolase family protein: MNGREHTGDNARRANWPSYVALGDSFTEGIADPSPGGGYRGWADRLAEHLTVDNPRLRYANLAVRGKLLRQITEDQVPQALELRPALVSLVGGGNDIIRPGSDPDELAAMFDDAVTRLHAIGSDVLIGTGFDTSTTPVLRRVRGKVGTYNAHLRAIADKHGCYVIDLWSMRVLQDSRAWDEDRLHLSSEGHRRVASRACEALGVEIDEDWRTPWPELPTRPWRAQRADDLQWAREYLAPWIVRRLRGRSSGDGRGPKRPQLEQLCTAAPRTADRSNQHHTN, translated from the coding sequence ATGAACGGCCGGGAGCACACGGGTGACAACGCACGGCGGGCGAACTGGCCGAGTTACGTGGCGTTGGGCGACAGCTTCACGGAGGGAATCGCCGACCCGTCCCCCGGCGGCGGTTACCGCGGCTGGGCGGATCGCCTCGCGGAGCACCTGACGGTGGACAACCCGCGGCTGCGGTACGCGAACCTGGCGGTGCGCGGCAAATTGCTGCGCCAGATCACCGAGGATCAGGTGCCGCAGGCGCTGGAGCTGCGGCCCGCGCTGGTGTCGCTGGTCGGCGGCGGCAACGACATCATCCGCCCGGGAAGCGACCCGGATGAGCTGGCCGCGATGTTCGACGACGCGGTGACCCGCCTGCACGCGATCGGCTCGGACGTCCTGATCGGCACGGGTTTCGACACGTCGACGACGCCGGTGCTGCGCCGCGTACGCGGCAAGGTCGGCACCTACAACGCGCATCTTCGGGCGATCGCCGACAAGCACGGCTGCTACGTGATCGACCTGTGGTCGATGCGAGTGCTGCAGGATTCGCGCGCGTGGGACGAAGACCGCCTGCACCTGTCCTCGGAAGGCCACCGCCGAGTCGCGTCCCGAGCCTGCGAAGCGCTGGGCGTGGAGATCGACGAGGACTGGCGCACTCCCTGGCCGGAACTCCCCACCCGCCCCTGGCGAGCCCAGCGCGCCGACGACCTCCAGTGGGCGAGGGAGTACCTGGCCCCCTGGATCGTCCGCCGCCTCCGAGGCCGCTCCAGCGGCGATGGCCGTGGCCCCAAGCGCCCCCAACTGGAACAACTCTGCACAGCGGCCCCCCGAACGGCGGACCGCTCGAACCAGCACCACACCAACTGA
- a CDS encoding ADP-ribosylglycohydrolase family protein, whose product MPTPSTVVDRAVGCLLGGALGDALGAPVEFQQLDGIRAEHGEQGITEPPPQALLGDATQMTLFTGEGYLSAWTQGNNGGQWRPVETVSAAYRRWLITQQESKPPPGATGLLAEGELYASRAPGLTSLRALGEPELGSPDRPRNSSKGCGGVDRSTPVGFAPSPTIAYGLGCRLAALTHGGAGGWASAGTLSLLVHLIAVQGRRLPDAVDQATGRVLRDDGETAGLLAEAATLSRLGASVSHVERLGQGWIGPEALAIGVYSALALPRPEQFPAALRLAANHSGHSDSTAAITGAILGARHGTAALPRQWLSRLELADVIERIGHDLGASCAGEKFNERRYLGLDPTPTT is encoded by the coding sequence GTGCCCACACCGTCCACAGTGGTCGATCGGGCCGTGGGCTGCCTGCTCGGCGGGGCTCTCGGCGACGCGCTCGGAGCACCGGTCGAGTTCCAGCAACTGGACGGAATCCGCGCCGAGCACGGCGAACAGGGCATCACCGAACCGCCTCCGCAGGCCTTGCTCGGCGACGCCACCCAGATGACGCTGTTCACCGGCGAGGGCTACCTCAGCGCGTGGACCCAGGGCAACAACGGCGGCCAGTGGCGCCCCGTCGAGACGGTCAGCGCGGCCTACCGCCGCTGGCTGATCACCCAGCAGGAGTCCAAGCCGCCGCCGGGCGCGACCGGCCTGCTCGCCGAAGGCGAGCTGTACGCGAGCCGCGCACCCGGGCTCACCAGCTTGCGCGCGCTCGGGGAACCGGAGCTCGGCAGCCCGGACCGGCCGCGCAACAGCTCCAAGGGCTGCGGCGGCGTGGACCGCAGCACCCCGGTCGGTTTCGCTCCGAGCCCGACCATCGCCTACGGGCTCGGCTGCAGGCTGGCAGCGCTCACCCACGGCGGTGCGGGCGGCTGGGCATCGGCGGGCACGTTGTCGCTGCTCGTGCACCTGATCGCCGTGCAGGGAAGGCGGTTGCCGGATGCCGTGGACCAGGCGACGGGACGAGTGCTGCGCGACGACGGGGAGACCGCGGGCCTGCTCGCGGAGGCGGCGACGCTGTCCCGGCTGGGCGCCTCCGTCTCGCACGTGGAGCGGCTCGGGCAGGGCTGGATCGGACCGGAGGCACTGGCCATCGGCGTGTACTCCGCGCTGGCGCTGCCCCGGCCGGAACAGTTCCCGGCGGCTCTGCGGCTGGCGGCGAACCATTCCGGCCACAGCGACAGCACGGCCGCCATCACCGGCGCCATCCTCGGCGCCCGGCACGGCACCGCCGCACTCCCCCGCCAGTGGCTGTCCCGCCTGGAGCTGGCAGACGTGATCGAGCGCATCGGCCACGACCTGGGCGCTTCCTGCGCAGGAGAAAAGTTCAACGAACGCCGCTACCTAGGCCTGGACCCGACCCCCACCACCTGA
- a CDS encoding AfsR/SARP family transcriptional regulator, which translates to MQGQDAAPGNNVGTGNNVGTGNNAGTGNNASTGNNAGTNGAGTNGAGGPSSAGFTFHVLGPLEVRYDGTPLRLGSASVRGAFACLLMEPNQLVSIDRLIDTLWGDEPPATARTIVHGYISRIRRLLHGHGDADAAGRPEVLTRSPGYLLRIDPERVDAHRARTLINEAHGKDPAARAALLNEALQLWRGPVLSGIVAERLHQMVGPNLDELQLLALEERIAAELELGKHHRLVIELSALVDQYPLRERLTYLLMLAGYRAGNRAEAQARYHALRERLSHELGIDPGPEVRTLYERLLRDDEALLSGTQRQADREVAPVGPVPAELPPAVAGFVGRDREMVMLDRIVERDRGDTTLLAVLTGTAGVGKSAVAITWAQRVAASFPDGQLYASLRGFDSERAPLSPGEALTSMLKTLGVAADAIPVDLDDRAALYRSLLADRRVLVLLDNARDSEQVRPLLPGGSRSLVLVTSRRRLDGLVVRSGARVLPLETLPTESAVELLDRAGGIDGSAEEPEAARELAELCGGLPLALRIAAARLAANPARGIAGLVHELTDESNRLHALDIDDADTSVRRAFDISYRNLHPVHAATFRQLGLVPGHTFTAHAVAAVCETDPPGAYRRLRALALAHLVTESEADRFGMHDLLRLYARELLTAPADDGRKEGFAERDEKAFTRLLHYYLVVADHARRFLRPARDDLDLSGDSTIEQPEIRNRTEALAWFDSEWPNLVAAVRAAHAHGLHEYAWRLVRCQFNYLVVRCPWEDWIQIYTVGLESARLAADPVGQVLMPAGLGVAYARTGKHDEALAHYADSYRCAVATGNPGWLALAQVNMGAVLFRMQRYAEAQVHCRDALRAYRTLGDRYREAGALNNLAQVEQANGRRAEALEHLLEAEVMYREADDLETLAMVLNNCGEVSIELGRLDDGEGYHHEALNVAQRCGSAMHQASAYLGLGDVALSRGDRSVARTRWETALSIYETGGSPRAAQAKTRLQSLDDLPPES; encoded by the coding sequence ATGCAAGGGCAGGACGCAGCGCCCGGAAACAACGTGGGCACCGGAAACAACGTGGGCACCGGAAACAACGCGGGCACCGGAAACAACGCGAGCACCGGAAACAACGCGGGCACCAACGGGGCGGGCACCAACGGGGCGGGCGGCCCGTCCTCTGCGGGCTTCACCTTCCACGTGCTCGGCCCGCTCGAAGTCCGCTACGACGGAACGCCGCTGCGACTCGGCTCCGCCTCCGTGCGCGGCGCGTTCGCCTGCCTGCTCATGGAACCCAACCAGCTCGTGTCCATCGACCGGCTGATCGACACCCTCTGGGGCGACGAACCGCCCGCCACCGCCCGCACCATCGTGCACGGCTACATCTCCCGCATCCGGCGCCTGCTGCACGGCCACGGGGACGCCGACGCCGCCGGTCGCCCCGAAGTCCTCACCCGCTCACCCGGTTACCTGCTGCGCATCGACCCCGAACGCGTCGACGCGCACCGCGCCCGGACGCTGATCAACGAAGCGCACGGCAAAGACCCGGCGGCCAGGGCGGCGCTGCTCAACGAAGCGCTCCAGCTGTGGCGCGGACCGGTGCTCTCCGGCATCGTCGCCGAACGGCTGCACCAGATGGTCGGCCCCAACCTCGACGAGCTGCAGCTGCTCGCCTTAGAGGAACGCATCGCGGCCGAACTGGAACTGGGCAAGCACCACCGGCTGGTCATCGAACTGTCCGCGCTCGTCGACCAATATCCGCTGCGGGAACGCCTCACCTACCTGCTGATGCTCGCCGGCTACCGGGCCGGGAACCGCGCCGAAGCCCAAGCCCGCTACCACGCGCTGCGGGAACGCCTCTCCCACGAACTCGGCATCGATCCCGGTCCTGAGGTGCGCACCCTCTACGAACGGCTGCTGCGTGACGACGAAGCTTTGCTCAGCGGCACCCAGCGGCAAGCCGACCGGGAAGTCGCCCCCGTCGGTCCGGTCCCCGCCGAATTGCCGCCCGCCGTCGCCGGATTCGTCGGCCGCGACCGGGAAATGGTGATGCTGGACCGGATCGTCGAACGCGATCGCGGCGACACCACGCTGCTCGCCGTGCTCACCGGCACCGCGGGCGTCGGCAAGAGCGCCGTCGCGATCACCTGGGCGCAGCGGGTCGCCGCTTCGTTCCCCGACGGCCAGCTCTACGCCTCACTGCGCGGTTTCGACTCCGAACGCGCTCCGCTGTCCCCGGGGGAAGCGCTCACCAGCATGCTCAAGACGCTCGGCGTGGCCGCCGACGCCATCCCCGTCGACCTCGACGACCGGGCCGCGCTGTACCGCTCGTTGCTCGCCGACCGGCGCGTGCTGGTGCTGCTCGACAACGCCCGCGACTCCGAACAGGTCCGGCCGCTGCTGCCCGGCGGCTCCCGTTCGCTGGTGCTGGTGACCAGCAGGCGCAGGCTCGACGGGCTCGTGGTGCGCAGCGGTGCCCGCGTGCTGCCGCTGGAGACGCTGCCCACCGAATCCGCCGTGGAACTGCTCGACCGGGCGGGCGGCATCGACGGCTCCGCCGAAGAACCCGAAGCCGCGCGGGAACTCGCCGAGCTCTGCGGCGGACTGCCGCTGGCGCTGCGCATCGCCGCCGCCCGGCTCGCCGCCAACCCCGCCCGCGGCATCGCGGGACTCGTGCACGAACTCACCGATGAGAGCAATCGGCTGCACGCGCTGGACATCGACGACGCCGACACCAGCGTGCGCCGCGCCTTCGACATCTCCTACCGCAACCTGCACCCCGTGCACGCCGCGACCTTCCGGCAACTCGGCCTGGTGCCGGGGCACACGTTCACCGCGCACGCCGTGGCCGCCGTGTGCGAAACGGATCCGCCCGGCGCGTACCGCCGGCTGCGGGCGCTCGCGCTGGCGCACCTCGTCACCGAATCCGAAGCGGACCGGTTCGGCATGCACGACCTGCTGCGGCTCTACGCGCGGGAACTGCTCACCGCGCCCGCCGACGACGGGCGGAAGGAAGGCTTCGCCGAACGCGACGAGAAGGCGTTCACCCGGCTGCTGCACTACTACCTCGTGGTCGCCGACCACGCGCGGCGCTTCCTGCGGCCCGCCCGCGACGACCTCGACCTCTCCGGCGACTCCACCATCGAACAGCCCGAGATCCGCAACCGCACCGAAGCGCTCGCCTGGTTCGACTCGGAGTGGCCCAACCTGGTCGCCGCCGTGCGCGCCGCGCACGCCCACGGCCTGCACGAATACGCGTGGCGGCTGGTGCGCTGCCAGTTCAACTACCTGGTGGTGCGCTGCCCGTGGGAGGACTGGATCCAGATCTACACCGTGGGACTGGAATCGGCGCGGCTCGCCGCCGACCCCGTCGGCCAAGTGCTGATGCCCGCGGGGCTCGGCGTGGCCTACGCCCGCACCGGCAAGCACGACGAGGCGCTGGCGCACTACGCCGACTCGTACCGCTGCGCCGTCGCTACCGGAAACCCCGGATGGCTGGCGTTGGCGCAGGTCAACATGGGTGCCGTGTTGTTCCGGATGCAGCGCTACGCCGAGGCGCAAGTGCACTGCCGGGACGCGCTGCGGGCCTACCGCACGCTCGGCGACCGCTACCGCGAAGCGGGCGCGCTGAACAACCTCGCACAGGTCGAGCAGGCCAACGGGCGGCGTGCCGAAGCACTGGAACACCTGCTGGAAGCCGAGGTGATGTACCGCGAAGCGGACGACCTCGAAACCCTGGCGATGGTGCTGAACAACTGCGGAGAAGTCAGCATCGAACTGGGCAGGTTGGACGACGGCGAGGGTTACCATCACGAAGCGCTCAACGTGGCGCAGCGGTGCGGGTCGGCGATGCACCAGGCATCGGCGTACCTCGGTCTCGGCGACGTGGCGCTGTCCCGCGGCGACCGGTCCGTGGCCCGCACCCGGTGGGAGACCGCGCTGTCGATCTACGAGACCGGCGGTTCGCCGCGCGCCGCGCAGGCCAAGACCCGGCTGCAGTCCCTCGACGATCTTCCGCCTGAGTCTTAG
- the thpD gene encoding ectoine hydroxylase, with amino-acid sequence MTVADVTTQDRYPTRRGTESAFIERTDPVVWKGVRAGPATRTDLATHESKGFHTVPGLLSPAEVQKYWQELDRLTKDPEVRADERTVVEKDSGQVRSLFEVHRTSELIAELVRDPRVLDRARQILGSEVYVHQSRINYMPGFKGSGFYWHSDFETWHAEDGLPAPRAVSLSVALTDNYPFNGGLMVMPGAHRTYVSCAGRTPGENYKSSLKEQKVGVPGEDDITRLGYEHGIEQFTGYAGSALWFDSNTMHGSGNNITPFPRSNIFIVFNSVHNAPVTPFAADRPRPEFVAARDTTAIVR; translated from the coding sequence ATGACCGTCGCGGATGTGACGACTCAGGATCGTTATCCGACTCGGCGCGGTACCGAGTCCGCATTCATTGAACGCACCGATCCGGTCGTGTGGAAGGGCGTGCGCGCCGGTCCCGCCACCCGGACCGACCTGGCCACGCACGAGTCCAAGGGATTCCACACCGTGCCGGGCCTGCTGTCCCCGGCGGAGGTGCAGAAGTACTGGCAGGAGCTCGATCGGCTGACCAAGGATCCCGAGGTCCGGGCCGATGAGCGCACCGTCGTGGAGAAGGACTCCGGGCAGGTCCGTTCCCTGTTCGAGGTGCACCGCACCAGCGAGTTGATCGCCGAACTGGTGCGGGACCCGCGAGTGCTGGATCGCGCTCGGCAGATTCTGGGGTCCGAGGTGTACGTGCACCAGAGCCGGATCAACTACATGCCGGGGTTCAAGGGAAGCGGGTTCTACTGGCATTCCGATTTCGAGACCTGGCACGCCGAGGATGGTCTTCCCGCGCCGCGCGCGGTGAGTCTGTCGGTGGCCCTCACCGACAATTACCCGTTCAACGGCGGCTTGATGGTGATGCCGGGCGCGCACCGCACCTACGTTTCCTGCGCGGGCCGCACCCCCGGGGAGAACTACAAATCTTCGCTCAAGGAGCAGAAGGTGGGGGTGCCGGGTGAGGACGACATCACCCGCCTCGGCTACGAGCACGGAATCGAGCAGTTCACCGGTTACGCCGGGTCGGCGCTGTGGTTCGACTCGAACACGATGCACGGCTCCGGGAACAACATCACGCCGTTCCCGCGGTCGAACATCTTCATCGTGTTCAACAGCGTGCACAACGCACCGGTGACACCGTTCGCGGCGGACCGCCCGCGTCCGGAGTTCGTCGCCGCGCGGGACACCACCGCGATCGTCCGCTGA
- a CDS encoding SAM-dependent methyltransferase encodes MSTLHHPVEAMPADMRDSVTTPSAARVYDWYLGGAHNWAIDRAFGQRVVDIVPGMKSYCRANRRFLNRVVRYALDTGIRQFVDIGSGLPTVGNVHEVAELHRTSGPTTQDVRVVYVDNDPVVQSLGGLILDRQGDPLRHRALRADPIADPDGLWPMLSETGVLRLDEPICLLMLSMLHFSKDVDRPHDALDTMRNLLPGDSLLAVSHWTTSDANEQEQEQNRQLVELYEQSTHPGQLRGKEEIQAFFGDFVMVEPGLVYAPRWRSDDQEDFIGEPERSRMLAGLARKA; translated from the coding sequence ATGAGCACACTGCACCACCCGGTCGAGGCGATGCCCGCCGACATGCGTGACAGCGTCACCACGCCCAGCGCGGCGCGGGTGTACGACTGGTACCTCGGCGGCGCCCACAACTGGGCCATCGACCGCGCGTTCGGGCAGCGCGTGGTGGACATCGTTCCCGGCATGAAGTCCTACTGCCGGGCGAACCGCCGCTTCCTCAACCGCGTCGTGCGCTACGCGCTGGACACCGGCATCCGGCAATTCGTGGACATCGGTTCCGGCCTGCCGACCGTCGGGAACGTGCACGAGGTCGCCGAGCTGCACCGGACGTCCGGGCCGACGACCCAGGACGTCCGGGTCGTCTACGTGGACAACGATCCGGTGGTGCAGTCGCTGGGCGGACTCATCCTCGACAGACAAGGCGACCCGCTGCGGCACCGCGCGCTGCGGGCCGATCCGATCGCCGACCCGGACGGGCTGTGGCCGATGCTGTCCGAGACCGGCGTGCTCCGGCTCGACGAGCCGATCTGCCTGCTGATGCTCTCAATGCTGCACTTCTCCAAAGACGTCGACCGCCCGCACGACGCGCTCGACACGATGCGGAACCTGCTGCCCGGTGACTCGCTGCTGGCCGTGTCGCACTGGACGACCTCGGACGCCAACGAGCAGGAACAGGAGCAGAACCGGCAGCTGGTGGAGCTCTACGAGCAGTCCACCCATCCCGGCCAGCTCCGCGGCAAAGAGGAGATCCAGGCCTTCTTCGGCGACTTCGTGATGGTGGAGCCGGGGTTGGTTTATGCGCCGCGGTGGCGTTCGGATGATCAGGAAGATTTCATCGGGGAGCCGGAGCGTTCCCGGATGCTCGCGGGGCTGGCTCGTAAGGCTTGA
- the ectB gene encoding diaminobutyrate--2-oxoglutarate transaminase, whose protein sequence is MNDIFASLESEVRSYSRTWPTTFDKAGGSWLYGEDGTPYLDFFAGAGALNYGHNNPLLKRKLIEYIERDGVTHGLDQATVAKREFLETVDEKLLKPRGLDYKVQFPGPTGTNSVESALKLVRKITGRESIISFTNAFHGMTLGSLSVTGNSMKRGGAGIPLVHSTPMPYDNYFDGQYPDFLYFERLLEDSGSGLNEPAAVIVETLQGEGGINSSRPEWLRGLRELCDKHGMLLIVDDVQMGCGRTGPFFSFEEAGITPDIVCLSKSIGGYGMPLALTLIKSEHDVWEPGEHNGTFRGNNPAFVTASEALKLYWSDDSLQQSTIAKGERIGQVIGEIADKYEGGVAKGRGLARGLGFEDPETAGKISKAAFDRKLILETSGPQSEVIKIMPPLTLSDEELEQGLQIIVDSVQAVLA, encoded by the coding sequence GTGAACGATATCTTCGCAAGCCTCGAATCCGAGGTTCGCAGTTACAGCCGCACCTGGCCGACGACGTTCGACAAGGCGGGTGGCAGCTGGCTCTACGGCGAGGACGGCACGCCCTACCTGGACTTCTTCGCCGGCGCGGGTGCGCTGAACTACGGCCACAACAACCCGCTGCTCAAGCGCAAGCTGATCGAATACATCGAGCGCGACGGCGTCACGCACGGGCTCGACCAGGCGACCGTCGCCAAACGGGAGTTCCTGGAGACCGTCGACGAGAAACTGCTCAAACCGCGCGGCCTGGACTACAAGGTCCAGTTCCCCGGGCCGACGGGCACCAACTCCGTCGAGTCCGCGCTCAAGCTGGTCCGCAAGATCACCGGCCGTGAGTCGATCATCAGCTTCACCAACGCGTTCCACGGCATGACGCTGGGTTCGCTGTCGGTGACGGGCAACTCGATGAAGCGCGGCGGCGCGGGCATCCCGCTGGTGCACTCCACGCCGATGCCCTACGACAACTACTTCGACGGGCAGTATCCGGACTTCCTGTACTTCGAGCGGCTGCTCGAAGACAGCGGTTCCGGCCTGAACGAGCCCGCCGCGGTGATCGTGGAGACGCTGCAGGGCGAGGGCGGCATCAACTCGTCCCGTCCGGAGTGGCTGCGCGGCCTGCGCGAACTGTGCGACAAGCACGGCATGCTGCTGATCGTCGACGACGTGCAGATGGGCTGCGGCCGCACCGGTCCGTTCTTCAGCTTCGAAGAGGCCGGCATCACCCCGGACATCGTCTGCCTGTCCAAGTCCATCGGCGGCTACGGCATGCCGCTGGCGCTGACGCTGATCAAGTCCGAGCACGACGTCTGGGAGCCCGGCGAGCACAACGGCACCTTCCGCGGCAACAACCCCGCGTTCGTGACCGCGTCCGAGGCGCTGAAGCTGTACTGGAGCGACGACTCGCTGCAGCAGAGCACCATCGCCAAGGGCGAGCGCATCGGCCAGGTCATCGGCGAGATCGCCGACAAGTACGAGGGCGGCGTGGCCAAGGGTCGCGGCCTCGCTCGGGGCCTCGGCTTCGAGGACCCGGAGACCGCGGGCAAGATCTCCAAGGCCGCGTTCGACCGGAAGCTGATCCTGGAGACGTCCGGCCCGCAGAGCGAAGTGATCAAGATCATGCCGCCGCTTACCTTGTCGGATGAAGAGCTCGAACAGGGGCTTCAGATCATCGTCGATTCGGTGCAAGCTGTGCTTGCCTGA
- a CDS encoding DUF3159 domain-containing protein, translated as MRERQTGRAPTGPEPGDQESGVPGPGAERDSLMRLLGGRTSALDASLPPVLFGLGWYVGGESIAAGGVAAVAVGAVLGGWRLHKGARPLAVLVSLLAVLLGAVLALYTGNAADFFLARLVTNAVSALMWMVSIAARWPLLGIIVGTLLGQGRGWRRDPALLRGYSLASWVWVGQYVVRLLVFIPLWLADAVLALSAAQAILTWPLVAVCIAASWWVLRRSLPAEHPGIRHPRLPGEPEPAVRSAGDE; from the coding sequence ATGCGGGAGCGGCAGACCGGGCGGGCACCTACCGGCCCGGAACCGGGCGACCAGGAATCGGGTGTCCCTGGACCAGGTGCGGAGCGGGATTCGTTGATGCGGCTGCTCGGCGGCCGCACGAGCGCGCTGGACGCCAGCTTGCCGCCGGTGCTGTTCGGCCTCGGCTGGTACGTCGGCGGCGAATCGATCGCCGCCGGTGGCGTGGCGGCCGTCGCGGTCGGTGCGGTGCTCGGCGGGTGGCGGCTGCACAAGGGCGCTCGTCCGCTGGCGGTGCTGGTGAGCCTGCTCGCGGTGCTGCTCGGCGCGGTGCTCGCGTTGTACACCGGCAACGCGGCGGACTTCTTCCTGGCGCGGCTGGTCACCAACGCCGTGAGCGCGTTGATGTGGATGGTGAGCATCGCGGCCCGCTGGCCGCTGCTGGGCATCATCGTGGGCACGCTGCTGGGGCAGGGGCGTGGCTGGCGGCGCGATCCGGCGCTGCTGCGCGGCTACAGCCTGGCGAGCTGGGTGTGGGTCGGGCAGTACGTGGTGCGGCTGCTGGTGTTCATCCCGCTGTGGCTGGCCGATGCCGTGCTGGCGTTGAGCGCGGCGCAGGCGATCCTCACGTGGCCGCTGGTGGCCGTGTGCATCGCCGCGAGCTGGTGGGTGCTGCGTCGTTCGCTGCCCGCCGAGCATCCGGGCATTCGCCATCCACGACTCCCGGGCGAACCTGAACCCGCCGTCCGCTCTGCGGGTGATGAGTGA
- a CDS encoding ESX secretion-associated protein EspG — MVDTIALSLPAVDVLGEQLNLDVRQYPFELSRPEESAEERARLVAQVWAELEASGLAVDGRPEPEVEDALYLLCGSEVSIAAAGLVDVRTGQRLAARVVATGEVGVVGVLDGRRLHLEFLDPHDLPEVCADLLPQAPAAAGEAVRAERTARSRALEEIIGRPRHRIGHFLVSGADRRTGSSSAHPGLTWFDNDLGRFTLFGEPSTDVLTCAPGDRGAIADRLADLLSRVAHD, encoded by the coding sequence ATGGTCGACACGATCGCCCTCTCCCTGCCCGCCGTGGACGTGCTCGGCGAGCAGCTCAACCTGGACGTCCGGCAGTACCCGTTCGAGCTGTCCCGCCCGGAGGAGTCCGCCGAGGAACGCGCCAGGCTGGTGGCTCAGGTGTGGGCGGAACTGGAAGCCTCGGGTCTCGCCGTAGACGGCCGCCCGGAGCCGGAGGTCGAGGACGCGCTGTACCTGTTGTGCGGCTCCGAGGTGTCCATCGCCGCCGCCGGTCTGGTCGACGTGCGCACCGGGCAGCGGCTCGCCGCGCGCGTCGTCGCGACGGGTGAGGTCGGTGTGGTGGGGGTGCTCGACGGGCGGCGGCTGCACTTGGAGTTCCTCGACCCGCACGACTTGCCGGAGGTGTGCGCGGACCTGCTCCCGCAGGCCCCGGCGGCCGCGGGCGAAGCGGTGCGGGCCGAGCGCACGGCCCGGTCCCGCGCGCTGGAGGAGATCATCGGACGGCCCCGGCATCGGATCGGCCACTTCCTGGTCTCCGGAGCCGACCGGCGGACCGGTTCCTCGTCCGCGCATCCCGGCTTGACCTGGTTCGACAACGACCTCGGCCGCTTCACGCTGTTCGGCGAGCCGTCCACGGACGTGCTGACCTGCGCCCCAGGAGACAGGGGTGCGATCGCCGACCGACTCGCCGACCTCCTGTCCCGAGTCGCCCACGACTGA